One Palaemon carinicauda isolate YSFRI2023 chromosome 4, ASM3689809v2, whole genome shotgun sequence DNA segment encodes these proteins:
- the LOC137639696 gene encoding uncharacterized protein, with protein sequence MEGQLEQLTERLAKQADMAQKREERLSMMLETMMRVQNGNVNENRQRSGGAEISQNDAQCRYKIPHSATPAPHLSSSVSLKEFDAWRHKFEGYAMLTGIKSLTPAEQRSVLASVLDEDWTRTLRYGLSFPADADLETILNAMESHLRGQRNVIVDRREFYLRKQETGESFDDFLCGIREIAAFCDFCSSCMDNRLRDRIVVGTVDEQALKRMLEEKDLNLQKAVDICRASESANENSATIRGMIPDNISKVSRYKRDYKKAPNSLYKKERCFRYGRDRHSDMNVCKARDKKCSQCGKIGHFAAVCRSTGKETSSFLKKSKDSKLKSTVSKLNRDVHRIVSDVYVNSAISQATPKVQIHITHPAGNSSIIWTPDSGAEATVMGLNVARSLGIYPYMLEPSKIGKLCSAGYQTLNRVGAFTSHLSLSDRQTKAEITVVKEVKGALLSWFDSIALGILPEDFPAQINSLPVRLSVNPDEEKRLKDYKENEDSTCREVHSPVALPRWPYERDPTEEERAEHAAALKICFAKRVVDFCGYKISSHGYTVDSRKVMAIADFPVPQNITDLRSFMGLVNQLGSFSSVIAREAQPLRDLLKQRNEWCWTAQQDLSFKRVKEALTAPPVLAHFDATLPTMLQTDASRLHGLGFALLQKHGTDWKLTQCGSRFLSDVETRYSVIELEMTAVLWSIKKCHTYLAGLPHFDVVIDHRPLIPILNSKSLGEIENPRLQRMREKLSNFSFTVHWQKGSAHCIPDALSRAPVQDPTEESCLKEDGSTDPLHVAMVNALDMHEDGVLLTPLKDKTLEKIRAAAEQDAEYNSLREIIMKGFPEHCHNLEVELRPFWNIRDMLAGIASAANLIRSLRAIFSDTGVPVLLKTDGGPQFAASALRRFLSRWGVEHRITSPYNPKANGHAEASVKIIKKLIMTTTKNGNLDADEFARGMLELRNTPRADGRSPAQVLFGHPLSTIKRRATLTHSNNGTSRGHSTPKGFQDILRTLERVFEAERKPA encoded by the exons ATGGAAGGGCAACTAGAACAATTGACGGAGCGGCTGGCGAAGCAAGCGGATAtggctcagaagagggaagaacgtttatctatgatgttagaaactatgatgagggttcaaaatggaaatgttaacgAAAATCGTCAACGAAGTGGAGGTGCTGAAATTTCGCAAAATGATGCACAGTGCCGGTATAAAATTCCTCATAGTGCCACACCTGCACCTCACCTGTCATCGTCAGTGTCTTTGAAGGAGTTCGATGCTTGGCGGCATAAATTTGAAGGTTATGCAATGCTGACTGGAATTAAATCATTAACGCCTGCTGAGCAAAGGTCAGTTCTCGCTTCTGTTTTAGATGAAGACTGGACACGAACATTGCGATATGGGCTCTCTTTTCCGGCTGATGCAGATCTTGAAACTATACTTAATGCCATGGAAAGTCACTTACGAGGTCAACGGAATGTAATCGTCGACaggagagaattttacctcagaaaacaagaaactggtgAGAGTTTCGACGATTTCCTTTGTGGTATCCGGGAAATTGCAGCATTCTGCGATTTTTGTTCATCATGTATGGACAATAGATTGAGAGACCGTATTGTTGTTGGCACTGTAGATGAACAAGCTCTAAAACGTATGCTAGAAGAGAAGGACCTGAATCTGCAGAAGGCTGTAGATATTTGTCGAGCTTCTGAGAGTGCTAATGAGAATAGCGCTACAATACGAGGAATGATCCCAGACAATATATCAAAAGTTTCACGGTACAAAAGGGACTACAAGAAAGcacccaacagtttatataaaaaggaaagatgcTTTAGATATGGAAGAGATAGACATTCTGACATGAATGTTTGTAAGGCAAGGGACAAAAAGTGTTCCCAATGCGgaaagattggacattttgctgctgTTTGTAGGTCAACAGGGAAGGAAACTTCTTCTTTTCTGAAAAAGAGTAAAGATTCAAAGCTAAAATCAACTGTTAGTAAACTTAACAGGGATGTACATAGGATCGTAAGTGATGTGTATGTTAACAGTGCCATTTCTCAAGCAACCCCGAAAGTTCAGATTCACATTACTCATCCTGCAGGGAACTCGTCTATAATATGGACACCAGATTCGGGAGCAGAAGCTACAGTCATGGGGCTCAATGTAGCGAGATCTCTTGGCATATATCCATATATGCTCGAACCTTCTAAAATTGGAAAGCTTTGTTCTGCTGGTTACCAGACCCTTAATCGTGTAGGAGCTTTCACTTCACACCTTTCGCTTAGTGATCGACAAACTAAAGCTGAAATAACTGTGGTTAAAGAGGTAAAGGGAGCTTTATTGAGCTGGTTTGATTCTATTGCTTTAGGAATTCTACCGGAGGATTTTCCTGCTCAAATTAATTCTCTTCCCGTACGATTGTCTGTAAATCCAGATGAAGAAAAGCGCTTAAAGGACTACAAAGAGAACGAAGACTCTACTTGTAGGGAAGTTCATTCTCCTGTTGcacttccaaggtggccttatgaacgtgatccaactgaagaagaaagggcagagcatgctgcagctttg aaaatttgctttgcaaaacgtgttgttgatttttgtggatataaaatctcAAGTCATGGCTACACAGTTGATTCTCGCAAAGTAATGGCTATTGCAGACTTTCCTGTGCCACAAAATATAACAGATCTTCGATCTTTTATGGGACTTGTGAATCAGCTTGGAAGTTTTTCTTCAGTGATTGCACGTGAAGCACAACCACTCAGAGATTTACTGAAGCAGCGTAATGAATGGTGTTGGACTGCACAACAGGATTTGTCATTTAAGAGAGTGAAGGAAGCACTTACTGCACCCCCTGTACTTGCACATTTTGATGCAACTTTGCCAACCATGTTGCAGACAGATGCGTCACGACTGCATGGTCTTGGGTTTGCTTTACTTCAAAAGCATGGAACGGACTGGAAACTAACGCAATGTGGCTCAAGATTCCTTTCAGATGTTGAAACAAGATATTCTGTAATAGAGCTGGAAATGACAGCCGTATTATGGTCAATAAAGAAATGTCATACTTACTTGGCTGGATTACctcattttgatgttgtgatagatcatagaccattgataccaattcttaacagtaaatcacttggtgaaattgaaaacccaagacttcaacgcatgagagagaaactaagtaattttagttttactgttcACTGGCAGAAAGGAAGTGCTCATTGTATTCCGGATGCTTTATCACGTGCACCAGTTCAGGATCCTACAGAAGAAAGTTGTTTGAAAGAGGATGGATCCACTGATCCATTGCATGTTGCAATGGTGAATGCCCTCGACATGCATGAAGATGGCGTACTTCTAACACCTCTAAAGGACAAAACACTGGAAAAGATACGTGCTGCTGCTGAACAGGATGCAGAATACAATTCTCTTCGGGAGATTATTATGAAAGGTTTTCCTGAACACTgccataatttggaagtagaactcagacctttctggaatatacgtgatatgcttgct GGTATAGCTTCTGCAGCTAATCTAATCCGATCATTGAGGGCTATATTTTCAGATACTGGTGTTCCTGTGTTGTTGAAGACTGATGGAGGACCACAGTTTGCTGCATCAGCTTTGAGACGTTTTTTATCTCGTTGGGGAGTAGAACATCGCATTACTTCGCCATATAATCCGAAGGCAAATGGACATGCAGAAGcatctgtgaaaattatcaagaagctgATAATGACTACCACTAAGAATGGGAATCTGGATGCAGATGAATTCGCCCGTGGAATGTTAGAGCTTAGGAACACACCTCGTGCTGATGGCAGATCACCAGCCCAAGTTTTATTTGGTCATCCCCTCAG TACCATCAAGAGACGTGCTACACTTACCCACAGCAATAACGGGACATCAAGAGGTCATTCTACGCCAAAAGGATTTCAAGACATTTTACGGACATTAGAGCGAGTTTTTGAAGCGGAACGAAAGCCAGCATGA